A portion of the Edaphobacter lichenicola genome contains these proteins:
- a CDS encoding Orn/Lys/Arg family decarboxylase produces the protein MSEGRWVLLIASEVGGTDSVSDRAMERLVEAIRLEGYEVVRTSTPEDGLSLVTSDPSYSTILLDWDLEGENQFAEGAALAILRAVRRRNKKIPIFLIADRTLVSELPLEVVKQVHEYIHLFGDTPAFIANRVDFAVERYHEQLLPPYFRELKKYNDQGAYSWDAPGHMGGVAFLKHPVGMEFHKFFGENIMRSDLGISTSPLGSWLDHLGPPGESERNAARIFGADWTFYVLGGSSTSNQIVGHGVIAQDDIVLADANCHKSICHSLTVTGARPVYMKPTRNGYGMIGLVPIKRFSPEFIRGIIDKSPLTTGVANQNPTYAVVTNSTYDGLCYDVNRVVTELSKSVPRIHFDEAWYAYAKFHEIYQGRFAMGVPDDMPDRPTIFAVQSTHKMLAAFSMGSMIHVKLSPRANLDFDQFNESFMMHGTTSPFYPLIASLDVAAAMMDEPAGPTLMSETLQDAISFRKAMSSIGHRLRAAEQGWFFRLYQPEYVFDPLDGKTYLLEEAADGLLTNRSSAWTLKAGEEWHGYQDEDIADDYCMLDPTKVTILAPGVNAQGVISDWGIPAAIVTEFLDGRRVEIARTGDYTVLVLFSVGTSKGKWGALLENLFEFKRLYDSEAPLEEALPELVSRYPTRYRNVTLKELSDEMHAAMVQLNLSGLVNDACDEDFDPILTPAQTYQKLLRHETEKIRFNEMAGRIAAVMLVPYPPGIPMSMPGERLGSSESPVIKLILAMEEFGKRFPGFEREVHGIEVDSDGNYWMRAVIESTGKKKNGNGNGKQRPPNAAPPVKKKKRATTATTPVTPGDGLGSER, from the coding sequence ATGAGCGAAGGTCGTTGGGTTTTGTTGATTGCGAGTGAGGTTGGTGGCACGGATTCGGTCTCGGATCGCGCCATGGAGCGGCTGGTCGAGGCAATCCGTCTAGAAGGATACGAGGTCGTCCGCACCTCAACGCCGGAGGATGGTCTCTCTCTGGTGACTTCGGATCCGTCGTACAGCACGATCCTTCTGGACTGGGACCTTGAAGGGGAGAACCAGTTCGCCGAAGGTGCTGCGTTGGCGATCCTTCGCGCTGTTCGGCGCCGCAACAAAAAAATTCCAATCTTCCTCATCGCCGACCGTACCCTCGTCAGCGAGCTCCCCCTCGAAGTCGTAAAACAAGTCCACGAGTACATTCACCTCTTCGGTGACACTCCCGCCTTCATCGCCAACCGCGTCGACTTCGCCGTCGAGCGTTACCACGAGCAGCTCCTTCCCCCATACTTCCGTGAGCTCAAGAAATATAACGATCAAGGGGCCTATTCCTGGGACGCACCCGGCCACATGGGCGGCGTCGCATTCCTCAAACACCCCGTCGGCATGGAGTTTCACAAGTTCTTCGGCGAAAACATCATGCGCTCGGACCTCGGCATCTCCACCTCGCCGCTCGGCTCCTGGCTCGATCACCTCGGACCTCCCGGCGAGTCCGAACGCAATGCTGCCCGCATCTTCGGCGCCGACTGGACCTTCTACGTGCTCGGCGGATCGTCAACCTCCAACCAGATCGTCGGCCACGGCGTCATCGCGCAGGACGACATCGTCCTCGCCGACGCAAACTGCCACAAATCCATCTGCCACTCCCTCACGGTGACGGGCGCCCGGCCTGTCTACATGAAGCCCACGCGCAACGGCTACGGCATGATCGGCCTTGTCCCCATTAAACGCTTCAGCCCCGAGTTCATCCGCGGCATCATCGACAAGAGCCCGCTCACCACTGGTGTCGCCAACCAGAACCCAACCTACGCCGTCGTCACCAACTCCACCTATGACGGCCTCTGCTACGACGTGAACCGTGTCGTCACCGAGCTCTCAAAGTCCGTCCCGCGTATCCACTTCGACGAAGCCTGGTACGCCTATGCCAAGTTTCACGAGATCTACCAAGGCCGCTTCGCCATGGGCGTTCCAGACGACATGCCGGATCGCCCAACCATTTTTGCCGTCCAATCGACGCACAAGATGCTGGCCGCCTTTTCCATGGGCTCCATGATCCACGTCAAGCTCAGCCCCCGCGCCAACCTCGACTTCGATCAGTTCAACGAATCCTTCATGATGCACGGGACAACGTCCCCGTTTTACCCGCTCATCGCGAGCCTTGACGTAGCTGCAGCCATGATGGACGAGCCCGCCGGTCCAACCCTGATGAGCGAGACCCTGCAGGACGCCATCAGCTTCCGCAAGGCCATGTCGTCGATCGGCCACCGCCTCCGCGCCGCCGAACAGGGCTGGTTCTTCCGCCTCTATCAACCCGAGTACGTCTTCGATCCCCTGGACGGCAAGACCTATCTCCTCGAAGAGGCCGCCGACGGTCTTTTGACCAACCGCTCCAGCGCCTGGACTCTCAAGGCTGGCGAAGAGTGGCATGGCTATCAGGACGAGGACATCGCCGATGACTACTGCATGCTCGATCCCACCAAGGTCACGATCCTCGCTCCCGGCGTTAATGCCCAGGGCGTCATCAGCGACTGGGGAATCCCCGCAGCCATCGTCACCGAATTCCTCGACGGACGCCGCGTCGAGATCGCCCGCACCGGCGACTACACCGTGCTCGTGCTCTTCTCAGTCGGCACCTCCAAGGGCAAGTGGGGCGCGCTGCTCGAAAACCTCTTCGAGTTCAAGCGCCTCTACGACTCCGAAGCCCCGCTCGAAGAGGCTCTTCCCGAGCTCGTCTCTCGCTACCCGACGCGCTACCGCAACGTCACCCTGAAAGAACTCTCGGACGAGATGCATGCGGCGATGGTTCAGCTCAACCTCTCCGGTCTCGTCAACGACGCTTGCGACGAAGACTTCGATCCTATCCTCACGCCAGCACAGACCTACCAGAAGCTCCTCCGCCACGAGACGGAAAAGATCCGCTTCAATGAGATGGCTGGCCGCATCGCCGCAGTCATGCTGGTTCCTTACCCGCCAGGTATTCCCATGTCCATGCCTGGCGAACGTCTCGGCAGCTCCGAAAGCCCAGTTATCAAGCTCATCCTTGCCATGGAAGAGTTCGGCAAGCGCTTCCCCGGCTTCGAGCGCGAAGTCCACGGTATCGAGGTTGACTCCGACGGCAACTACTGGATGCGCGCAGTCATCGAGAGCACTGGCAAGAAGAAGAACGGCAACGGCAACGGAAAGCAGCGTCCACCAAACGCAGCACCACCGGTAAAAAAGAAAAAGCGTGCCACCACCGCCACCACTCCGGTCACTCCTGGAGACGGCCTCGGATCAGAGAGATAA
- a CDS encoding radical SAM protein — MPVLHETAAASSLIRPASTIASLPILILNAHSLCNCRCVMCDIWKREKKEQIRAEDLERHRDSMQKLGVRHVVLTGGEPLLHNDLAALCNFLREQKIHLTLLTTGLLLLKRAEEVAALFDDVIASIDGPEEIHNGIRRIKGAYDLIRRGVTAVRSHNPSLPMTCRTTVQKANHRHLLVTVDAVKELGLDSVSFLAADLTSEAFNRPLLWPGEKQSQIGLTNDETTALEIEIELLIQRYETDIRSKFIVESPAKLRRIPRHFRQHLGQIHPEAPACNAPWVSAVVEIDGSVRPCFFHRSIGNITASTLEEVVNGIAAREFRQSLDVTTNATCQRCVCSLNYRQSQQ, encoded by the coding sequence ATGCCGGTTCTGCATGAAACAGCCGCGGCGTCCTCGCTGATAAGGCCTGCGTCTACTATCGCGTCATTGCCAATTCTCATCCTGAATGCCCATAGCCTGTGTAACTGCCGCTGTGTTATGTGCGATATCTGGAAGCGCGAGAAGAAGGAGCAGATTCGAGCAGAGGATCTCGAGCGGCATCGCGACTCCATGCAGAAGCTTGGAGTCAGGCATGTCGTTCTCACCGGTGGTGAGCCTCTGTTGCACAACGATCTCGCAGCACTTTGTAACTTTCTTCGCGAGCAGAAGATTCACCTGACCCTCCTGACCACGGGCCTGCTACTTCTAAAGCGTGCCGAGGAGGTGGCCGCACTCTTCGACGATGTCATTGCCTCTATCGATGGACCGGAGGAGATTCACAATGGTATCCGTCGCATCAAGGGAGCCTACGATCTTATCCGAAGAGGAGTGACTGCCGTCCGCAGTCACAACCCGTCACTGCCGATGACCTGCCGCACTACTGTACAGAAGGCCAACCATCGTCATTTGCTCGTGACAGTCGATGCGGTAAAGGAGCTAGGACTGGACTCTGTCTCTTTTTTGGCCGCCGATCTCACATCAGAGGCCTTCAATCGGCCTCTCCTATGGCCTGGCGAAAAGCAGAGTCAGATAGGTCTAACTAACGACGAAACGACCGCTCTTGAAATTGAAATCGAACTACTCATCCAGAGATACGAAACCGACATCCGATCCAAATTCATAGTCGAATCGCCTGCAAAACTAAGGAGAATCCCACGGCACTTCCGCCAACACTTGGGACAAATTCATCCGGAAGCTCCGGCCTGCAATGCTCCCTGGGTCTCCGCTGTTGTTGAGATCGACGGCTCCGTGCGGCCATGTTTCTTCCACCGCTCCATAGGTAACATAACTGCTTCAACACTGGAGGAGGTTGTCAATGGAATCGCGGCTCGGGAGTTTCGCCAATCGCTGGATGTTACAACCAACGCAACCTGCCAAAGGTGTGTCTGTTCGCTGAACTATCGCCAGAGTCAACAATAA
- a CDS encoding RNA polymerase sigma factor, producing MPIDAIAGLIPQRKRFLHFVQKHVDSPTTAEDIIQSAYVRAIEQAEKLRSEESAFAWFYRILRNAVIDHYRHRAAEDRALERWAQNLAIESAPDPETEQIVCDCIGQVLPTMKPSYSEILRDVDLAELSLEAFAAKAGITPGNAAVRIHRARQALRKQLTLVCGICAKHACVNCTCP from the coding sequence ATGCCAATCGATGCCATTGCCGGCCTCATCCCCCAGCGGAAACGATTCCTTCACTTCGTACAAAAACATGTGGACTCGCCCACCACCGCCGAGGACATCATCCAGAGCGCTTACGTCCGGGCCATCGAACAGGCGGAGAAGCTCCGCAGCGAAGAATCCGCCTTCGCCTGGTTCTACCGCATCCTGCGCAACGCCGTCATCGACCACTACCGACACCGCGCAGCCGAAGATCGTGCGCTCGAGCGCTGGGCACAAAATCTCGCAATCGAGTCCGCTCCCGACCCGGAAACCGAGCAGATCGTCTGTGACTGCATCGGCCAGGTGCTGCCCACCATGAAACCCTCCTATAGCGAGATCCTCCGTGATGTCGATCTGGCCGAGCTTAGCCTTGAAGCCTTCGCGGCCAAGGCAGGTATTACGCCGGGCAATGCTGCAGTCCGCATCCACCGCGCTCGTCAGGCACTTCGAAAGCAGCTCACTCTCGTTTGTGGCATCTGCGCGAAACATGCCTGCGTCAACTGCACCTGCCCGTGA
- a CDS encoding protein kinase domain-containing protein, with the protein MIPEAGQRFGPYEILGRLGSGGMGIVFRAWDERLHREVAVKVLHDNYKMPGMRERFLQEARAASGLNHPNICTIFDIGEQDGDPYLVMELLEGETLNDRIARGALSADEIVRYAVEITDALTVAHARGIVHRDIKPANIFLVKMPNGKCQAKVLDFGLAKIGLEMRGGWESRSLDLTLAGATVGTVAYMSPEQARGEPLDLRSDFFSLGVVMYEMATRRVPFEGTTSALAFVQLFNQIPDPVRDWNDSIPRELERLILKLMTKDRRARFQTAPELHDALIRIGEKIARGRWLHKGAISAVPLVRAADPVARHKGRRRRAGRALGDAPGGKQTAVDASASSFDDRMNRREAATERDRGGIERKSSSSTAGSVKVESGETQPHTFNPAAGSSDPSINAVEEVIDSDPLAAGQSLAGSRSLISQVEYGVKDGLHFVSRGTLADADEFRELVEEHAGRARARMRIGLAVSAVVVAVAGVFLLARSGFFRPIVLGSNDRLLLTVIQNKTFDKALNGTVMEGLEIALRQSKSLDLLGGEAYRAGLRQIEAESGNVTTMPEQRVAQKVRARAYLYGEITGTQAPYTISVEVLEADSNDQVASLEETAASREEIPAAIGRLAKAVRAEVSEDSKADLRRSVSLERDASPKVDALHAYALGEAAMREGRWSDALVAYQQAATLDPGFVQAQMRLSWLYHDEKAEVASANAATAARDASAHADEKVKLLAKFSYEMNASGDTEQAANTIRNYIARFPLDVDGMKGVALLLRTQGDLLKALKMAQQGYGRDPFDAQTYAEAELALIGLGRYDDVLKLEAEAKRAGVLGSANVLTAGYLAGRDDLVAGQVDGMRRALTEKAPAERGSQVSYAKWNSYGLYMDNTGRLSEGAELWRTTAAAASIVHDLAGTQAYLLAQGALDRALAESCTAALQMADEVRSLPKGVVASFDAGMAAALCGDEPYAEKTIVAMKQSFPQNTAVTQYYVPELQAAAQIGVNEPARSIQTLSDLSKYDGISMTPYLRGMAHAALGQTSSAISDFQVVLARHGAWALQGNIFPMAELGAARAFTASRNKPESVKAYQEFVKLWDNADGKQALMSEALIRSKQL; encoded by the coding sequence ATGATTCCAGAAGCTGGCCAGAGGTTTGGACCGTACGAGATCCTGGGCAGACTGGGTAGCGGAGGCATGGGTATTGTCTTTCGCGCGTGGGATGAACGTCTGCATCGCGAGGTTGCGGTAAAGGTTTTGCACGACAACTATAAGATGCCAGGCATGCGCGAGCGCTTCCTGCAGGAGGCCAGGGCGGCTTCGGGACTGAATCATCCAAACATTTGCACGATTTTCGATATAGGCGAGCAAGATGGTGATCCCTATCTTGTGATGGAGCTGCTTGAGGGTGAGACGTTGAACGACCGCATCGCCCGCGGAGCGTTATCGGCGGACGAGATCGTCCGGTATGCCGTGGAGATTACAGATGCGCTAACGGTCGCGCACGCCAGGGGCATTGTGCATCGAGATATCAAGCCAGCAAATATCTTTCTGGTGAAGATGCCGAACGGGAAGTGCCAGGCTAAGGTGCTGGACTTTGGGCTGGCGAAGATCGGGCTCGAGATGCGTGGGGGATGGGAGTCTCGGTCGTTGGATCTGACGCTGGCGGGCGCGACCGTGGGAACGGTGGCGTACATGTCGCCGGAGCAGGCAAGAGGCGAGCCTTTGGATCTGCGGTCGGATTTCTTTTCGCTTGGCGTTGTGATGTATGAGATGGCAACTCGGCGAGTACCGTTTGAAGGGACAACCAGTGCGCTTGCTTTTGTGCAGCTCTTCAATCAAATACCGGATCCGGTGCGTGACTGGAACGATTCGATTCCACGTGAGCTGGAGCGGCTGATTCTGAAGTTGATGACCAAGGATCGCCGAGCAAGATTTCAGACGGCTCCGGAGTTGCACGATGCATTGATAAGAATTGGCGAGAAGATAGCACGCGGAAGATGGCTTCACAAAGGAGCGATTTCGGCGGTTCCCCTGGTTCGCGCAGCCGACCCTGTGGCCCGTCATAAAGGCCGAAGACGCAGAGCTGGGCGGGCACTCGGTGACGCGCCAGGAGGAAAACAGACCGCAGTGGACGCCTCTGCTTCGAGCTTCGACGATAGGATGAATCGGCGGGAGGCTGCGACGGAAAGAGACCGTGGCGGCATCGAACGAAAGAGTTCGTCTTCGACAGCAGGGTCTGTGAAGGTCGAGAGTGGTGAGACACAGCCGCATACCTTTAATCCCGCCGCTGGAAGTAGCGATCCTTCTATCAATGCCGTAGAAGAGGTTATCGATAGCGATCCTTTGGCTGCTGGTCAATCGTTGGCTGGCTCTCGATCTCTCATAAGTCAAGTTGAATACGGCGTGAAGGATGGTTTGCATTTTGTTTCAAGGGGGACCCTTGCGGATGCCGATGAATTCAGAGAGCTGGTGGAGGAGCACGCCGGAAGAGCGCGGGCGCGGATGCGCATCGGGCTTGCTGTATCAGCAGTTGTCGTCGCCGTTGCTGGAGTTTTTCTACTCGCACGTAGCGGATTCTTTCGACCGATTGTGCTGGGATCAAACGATCGTCTGTTGTTGACGGTGATCCAAAATAAGACCTTCGACAAAGCTCTGAACGGGACAGTAATGGAAGGGCTTGAGATTGCGCTGCGACAGTCAAAGTCTCTGGACTTGCTTGGCGGCGAGGCCTACCGCGCCGGGCTACGGCAGATTGAGGCCGAAAGCGGTAATGTGACAACAATGCCTGAACAGCGAGTCGCGCAAAAGGTACGCGCAAGAGCATATCTTTACGGTGAGATCACCGGTACGCAGGCGCCATACACGATCAGCGTCGAAGTATTGGAGGCTGATTCGAACGATCAAGTTGCGAGCCTGGAGGAGACGGCTGCCAGCAGGGAAGAGATTCCAGCAGCGATCGGCAGACTGGCAAAGGCGGTGCGGGCTGAGGTAAGTGAGGATAGCAAGGCAGATCTACGGAGGAGCGTTTCGTTGGAACGAGATGCATCGCCGAAGGTAGATGCACTGCACGCGTATGCTCTGGGCGAAGCCGCGATGCGAGAGGGACGCTGGAGCGATGCTCTGGTGGCGTATCAACAGGCTGCAACGCTCGATCCAGGCTTTGTGCAGGCGCAGATGCGTCTTTCATGGCTCTATCATGATGAGAAGGCCGAGGTGGCGTCGGCAAATGCGGCTACTGCGGCACGAGACGCGTCGGCACATGCAGACGAAAAGGTAAAACTACTGGCAAAGTTCAGCTACGAGATGAATGCCAGCGGAGATACAGAACAGGCTGCAAATACGATTCGTAACTATATTGCACGGTTTCCTTTGGACGTTGACGGGATGAAGGGAGTCGCGCTACTTCTGCGCACGCAAGGAGATCTGCTCAAAGCATTGAAGATGGCTCAACAGGGATATGGGAGAGATCCATTCGATGCGCAGACGTACGCTGAGGCCGAACTCGCTTTGATTGGACTGGGCAGATATGACGACGTGTTGAAACTGGAGGCGGAGGCTAAGAGAGCCGGAGTTTTGGGCAGTGCAAATGTATTGACGGCTGGGTATCTGGCAGGGAGAGACGACTTGGTCGCTGGACAGGTTGATGGGATGCGACGAGCTCTTACAGAAAAAGCGCCTGCCGAAAGAGGCTCGCAGGTCTCGTACGCCAAATGGAATAGCTACGGCCTTTACATGGACAACACGGGGAGACTGAGCGAAGGAGCGGAACTCTGGAGAACGACGGCCGCTGCAGCGAGTATCGTACACGATCTCGCAGGAACACAAGCATATCTGTTGGCGCAGGGAGCGTTGGATCGAGCACTCGCGGAGAGTTGTACCGCGGCATTGCAGATGGCCGACGAGGTTAGAAGTCTGCCGAAGGGTGTCGTTGCGAGCTTCGATGCAGGTATGGCGGCTGCTCTCTGCGGCGATGAACCGTATGCGGAGAAGACGATCGTCGCGATGAAGCAGAGCTTTCCGCAGAATACCGCGGTGACCCAGTATTACGTGCCGGAGTTGCAGGCTGCTGCTCAAATTGGGGTGAACGAGCCGGCAAGGAGTATCCAGACACTGAGTGATCTAAGTAAGTATGACGGGATATCAATGACACCCTATCTAAGAGGTATGGCTCACGCGGCGTTGGGACAGACGTCGTCGGCCATTTCAGATTTTCAAGTTGTGCTGGCACGCCATGGTGCATGGGCTCTGCAAGGCAATATTTTTCCAATGGCCGAGCTCGGAGCAGCGCGTGCTTTCACAGCAAGTCGAAATAAACCCGAAAGCGTCAAAGCGTATCAAGAGTTTGTGAAGTTATGGGACAACGCGGATGGAAAACAGGCGCTTATGAGCGAGGCATTAATTAGAAGCAAGCAGCTCTAA
- a CDS encoding TylF/MycF family methyltransferase → MQKYVVTVIKPEGYIHSECFREIAETLQFGLRSLGHETQILDNLVDPNATNIVLGAHLLEPHEEKLLPAGSVIYNLEQLGGAPLSANYLDLAKRFQIWDYSPLNIVEWNEVGCSSPPRLVEVGYASELRRIVSRPEQDIDVLFYGSLNEHRLSLLKGLRDAGVKVHAVFGVYGRERDELIARSKVVLNLHCLETKLFEIVRVSYLLANSKAVVSEPSPDMGDYCDAVAVFPSEILVEGCLELLRNDEKRRQLERRGFEYFSRRSVAQILNRVIPVRQLIDSSAEKTKELRRLYLDMVQRCVINLIYEDPNQDHWSPHQFNSELRELGRDWPLQAHSMIGNRRMSNLRQISEFVIEHGVPGDLMETGVWRGGACIMMRAVLQAHGVNDRNVWVADSFCGLPAPKAEIAADSGDKHHTFAELAVSIEKVRSNFKKYGLLDGQVQFLQGWFSETLPHAPIEKLAVLRLDGDMYESTMDVLRNLYDKVSEGGFIIVDDFGAVQGCQTAILEFRANRKITDPIHPIDGYGVFWRKSASLQGAKA, encoded by the coding sequence ATGCAAAAGTATGTCGTTACCGTCATCAAACCTGAAGGCTACATCCATAGCGAATGTTTTCGGGAGATCGCAGAGACGTTGCAGTTCGGATTGCGCAGTCTCGGACATGAGACCCAGATACTGGACAACCTGGTGGATCCGAATGCAACGAATATTGTTCTTGGAGCGCACCTGCTGGAACCACATGAGGAAAAGTTGCTGCCTGCTGGCTCGGTTATCTACAACCTCGAACAACTGGGTGGTGCACCGCTCTCTGCAAACTACCTGGATCTAGCGAAGAGGTTTCAAATCTGGGACTACAGTCCGCTGAATATCGTGGAATGGAATGAGGTCGGCTGCTCATCTCCTCCGCGGTTGGTGGAGGTTGGATATGCTTCGGAGTTGCGACGGATCGTATCGCGGCCCGAACAGGATATCGACGTCCTCTTCTACGGCTCGCTGAATGAGCATCGGTTGAGTTTGTTGAAGGGGCTGCGGGACGCGGGCGTCAAGGTGCATGCGGTCTTCGGGGTCTATGGACGAGAGCGTGACGAACTGATCGCTCGGTCCAAGGTTGTCTTGAACCTGCACTGCCTTGAGACGAAGCTCTTTGAGATCGTTCGAGTCTCGTACCTGCTGGCCAACTCGAAGGCAGTCGTCTCGGAGCCCTCGCCGGACATGGGCGACTATTGCGATGCTGTCGCCGTTTTTCCCAGCGAGATCCTCGTTGAAGGGTGTCTGGAGCTTCTTCGGAACGATGAGAAGAGGAGGCAACTGGAGCGAAGAGGGTTTGAATACTTTTCTAGACGGAGTGTAGCGCAGATCCTTAATCGGGTGATTCCGGTACGGCAGTTGATAGACAGTTCTGCCGAGAAGACGAAAGAGCTGCGACGTTTGTATCTGGATATGGTGCAACGATGCGTCATCAACCTCATCTATGAAGATCCGAACCAGGACCACTGGTCGCCTCATCAGTTCAACAGCGAACTAAGGGAACTGGGTCGCGATTGGCCACTGCAGGCACATAGCATGATTGGGAATCGGAGGATGTCGAACCTGCGTCAGATCTCGGAGTTTGTGATTGAGCATGGAGTACCGGGAGATTTGATGGAGACTGGGGTGTGGCGCGGCGGGGCTTGCATCATGATGCGCGCCGTGTTGCAGGCGCATGGCGTGAACGATCGCAACGTTTGGGTTGCGGATTCCTTCTGTGGATTGCCAGCGCCTAAAGCTGAGATCGCGGCGGACTCGGGCGACAAGCATCACACCTTTGCTGAACTTGCGGTCTCGATTGAGAAGGTAAGGTCAAACTTCAAGAAATATGGTTTGCTCGATGGACAGGTTCAATTCCTGCAGGGCTGGTTCTCCGAAACGCTTCCACACGCGCCGATTGAAAAGCTGGCTGTGCTCAGGCTCGATGGAGATATGTATGAGTCTACGATGGACGTTCTGAGAAACCTCTACGACAAGGTCTCTGAGGGTGGGTTCATCATCGTGGATGACTTTGGGGCCGTCCAAGGTTGTCAGACCGCCATTCTTGAGTTCCGTGCGAATCGAAAGATTACTGATCCTATCCATCCGATTGACGGATACGGCGTGTTTTGGCGCAAGTCGGCGTCGCTGCAAGGGGCAAAGGCATAA
- a CDS encoding HAD family hydrolase has product MTAPDQTAQSSETTRRHAHQTLLIDADDTLWENNIYFERAITSFISYLDHRIHTAEEVREHLNRVEHDTVQSHGYGLQSFRRSLVTCFEQLTDAPITDEKHRRIESFAESIADQEIELLPNVDSTLANLATRHRLILVTKGNQGEQIDKLHRSGLAPHFSAVEVLPEKHREAYLSLATNHGCDGCNTWMIGNSPRSDINPALSAGLNAIFIPHDFTWVLEHEIVNQPPAGQHLLELVAFADLTSHF; this is encoded by the coding sequence GTGACCGCTCCAGACCAAACCGCCCAATCTTCCGAGACAACTCGTCGGCACGCACACCAGACACTGCTAATCGACGCCGACGACACTCTCTGGGAAAACAACATCTACTTCGAGCGAGCGATTACCAGCTTCATCTCTTATCTCGATCACCGCATCCACACCGCAGAAGAGGTTCGCGAACATCTCAATCGCGTCGAACACGACACGGTTCAGTCACACGGCTACGGTCTCCAGAGCTTTCGCCGCTCCTTGGTCACCTGCTTCGAGCAACTTACGGACGCGCCAATCACCGACGAAAAGCACAGGCGCATCGAAAGCTTCGCCGAGTCCATCGCCGACCAGGAGATAGAGCTTCTGCCGAACGTCGACAGCACACTCGCCAACCTCGCCACTCGCCATCGCCTTATTCTCGTCACCAAGGGAAATCAAGGCGAGCAGATCGACAAACTGCACCGCTCCGGACTCGCCCCGCACTTCAGCGCCGTAGAGGTACTTCCGGAAAAACATCGCGAAGCCTACCTATCCCTCGCGACCAACCACGGATGTGACGGTTGCAATACATGGATGATCGGCAACAGCCCGCGCTCCGACATAAACCCTGCTCTCAGTGCAGGATTGAACGCCATCTTCATCCCTCACGACTTCACCTGGGTTCTCGAACACGAGATCGTTAACCAGCCTCCTGCAGGGCAGCATTTACTCGAACTCGTCGCCTTCGCCGATTTGACGAGTCATTTTTAA
- a CDS encoding glycosyltransferase, with protein MATIGLSMIVKNGGEGLRSCFRSVCSLVDQIVIADTGSTDDTVEIAREFGALVVPCPWTDHYAEARNVALAPISTDWVLVLDADEELPAEATRMIPTLRDCSEHIGGYTVTFRNYFKDRITGMLGSLSRENKDSNERAKGALSHAEHSNCRLFRRHPQIYFTGRIHEGVESQILAAGFEYRDSDINVLHFGYLAEESRFAAKQEYYYTITKLAVEEAPNNPHLWLQMGMSEIRARRDVERALECFEMALKLDLGCHDARVLIGVVHQGKRRYEPAIQSFSGLPDDGDLGITKTRALGDLMLAAERFAEAHVMYGRALTLLLSDKANGLLALKTEIESKLGYTEVLLGLAEAGLQRLRTAIEADPTIAANYDRFIKACVVADDGACAADAAEEALKHHASEAAYVRAAALRLSLQQSRVARQIAVTGLLHFPNSDMLQRVHASSA; from the coding sequence ATGGCTACGATCGGTCTCTCTATGATTGTGAAGAATGGCGGAGAGGGTCTGCGCTCCTGTTTTCGCAGCGTGTGTTCCCTGGTCGATCAGATTGTGATCGCCGACACCGGTTCAACTGACGATACTGTGGAGATTGCCAGGGAGTTTGGCGCGCTTGTCGTTCCGTGTCCATGGACGGATCACTATGCCGAGGCCAGGAACGTGGCTCTGGCGCCGATCAGCACAGATTGGGTGCTTGTATTGGACGCGGATGAAGAGCTACCCGCCGAAGCGACGCGGATGATTCCCACATTGCGGGATTGCAGCGAACACATTGGCGGATATACGGTGACCTTCCGAAATTATTTCAAAGACCGCATCACAGGTATGCTCGGTTCCTTGTCGCGAGAAAATAAGGACAGTAACGAACGAGCGAAGGGTGCTCTGTCCCACGCGGAGCATAGCAACTGTCGGCTCTTTCGCCGCCACCCGCAAATCTACTTTACCGGACGAATTCACGAAGGGGTCGAGTCACAGATTCTTGCTGCTGGTTTTGAATATCGTGATTCTGATATTAACGTTCTTCACTTTGGGTACCTTGCCGAGGAGTCGAGGTTTGCGGCGAAGCAGGAGTATTACTACACGATAACGAAGCTGGCGGTAGAAGAGGCCCCGAACAACCCGCACTTATGGTTGCAGATGGGGATGTCTGAGATCAGGGCACGAAGAGATGTTGAGCGGGCACTCGAATGCTTTGAGATGGCGCTGAAGCTTGACCTGGGTTGTCATGACGCGCGAGTGCTGATCGGTGTTGTGCATCAAGGGAAGAGACGCTATGAACCGGCGATTCAGTCTTTCTCAGGGTTACCGGACGATGGGGATCTAGGCATCACGAAGACCAGGGCGCTGGGTGATCTCATGCTCGCTGCAGAAAGGTTTGCTGAAGCTCATGTGATGTATGGACGAGCCCTGACGCTCTTACTCAGTGACAAAGCTAACGGATTACTGGCTCTCAAGACAGAGATCGAGAGCAAGTTGGGGTACACGGAGGTGCTGCTTGGTTTGGCAGAGGCCGGTCTGCAAAGGCTTCGGACTGCCATCGAAGCAGATCCAACCATTGCGGCCAACTACGATCGCTTCATCAAGGCGTGTGTGGTTGCGGACGATGGTGCATGTGCTGCCGATGCGGCGGAAGAAGCTTTGAAGCATCACGCGAGCGAGGCAGCCTATGTGCGTGCTGCGGCATTGCGGTTGAGCCTTCAGCAGTCAAGGGTGGCGCGACAAATTGCTGTGACGGGCTTACTGCATTTTCCGAACTCCGACATGCTTCAGAGGGTGCATGCTTCATCGGCTTAG